The following DNA comes from Peribacillus sp. FSL E2-0218.
GAAATTAAAGCTGCTCATGAAAAATGAAAGGGAAGAGCGCTGGGACAGGAAAATCGAGGTGGGGGAGCTGAATGGCAAAACGATGCTCGTCATCGGTACTGGTGCGATTGGAGGGGAAGTGGCCCGTCTGGGCAAGGCCTTCAGGATGACGACGCTGGGCATGAACCGGAGTGGGAAACCAGTGGAATGCATCGACCGCATGTATACCCTTGACTGTTTGTTGGAGGTCATATCAAGAGCGGATTATATCGTGTCCGTGTTACCGAGTACGGCTGAGACGAAGCATCTTTTGCAAATGGAGCACTTTATTGCGATGAAAGACTCGGCCGTTTTCGTCAACATTGGCCGCGGCGACTTGGTTAAGGCTGATGTATTGCAAAAGGCTCTCGAAAGCGGGGAACTGGCACATGCCATCCTGGATGTATTCGATCCGGAGCCTTTAAGGAACGGACATCCGTTTTGGAGCATGGAGAATGTAACGGTAACACCTCACCTTTCGAGTAAAAGCGGAGAATATTTACCAAGGACCTTTGCGATATTCGAACAAAACATGCTTGAATATTCGAAAGCTGGAAAAGACTTCATTAACGTAATCGATTTATCAAAGGGATACTAAAACCATTTGAAAATGGGAAAGATTCAAAGAGGTGACGAATAAACTAAAAAAGAACGGGAAGTCATAGAAATATTGACAAAATCAACGGATAGAAGGTACACTATTTATAAATATTACAATCTAAGAATTCATACTTAATTAGAAAACGAGGTGGATGACGGTGTCTGAAGTTCAGTTGAAAGAAGCGTTGGATTCATTAAAAGATACCGGTGTAAGAATAACTCCTCAGCGCCATGCGATTCTTGAGTATTTGATAAACTCCATGTCACACCCTACAGCTGATGATATATATAAAGCACTGGAAAGCAAATTTCCTAATATGAGCGTGGCGACGGTTTACAACAACCTCCGCGTTTTCCGAGAGGTCGGCTTGGTTAAAGAACTTACTTACGGTGATTCGTCAGCAAGGTTTGACTTCGTAACCACGAATCATTATCATGTAATCTGCCAAACTTGCGGAAAGATAGTGGATTTCGATTATCCCGCATTGGATGAGGTCGAACATTTCGCAGCACAGGTGACTGGTTTCAATGTCAGCCACCATCGGATGGAAATCTACGGTGACTGTTCGGATTGTGCGAAAAAAGAAAGCCATTAAAAAAAAGTTCCTCCACTTGGTTGGAACTTTTTTTCTTGTTATGAAGGAAGGATGCCATTCAGTCTTGCAGGCTTTTGCGATTATATTTCTCGTTGAATTCTTCGCCTTCAAGCTTCTTGTCGAGGGTCAACGGTTCTTCGCAATGCATGCAAATGTCTACCCGCCCCAATATTTTTGTCGGCTTGCCGCAGTTAGGGCAGACCACCTGTATCGTTTTGGTGGAGAGCATCCCTATCCAAAAATAAACCCCGGTGCTTGCGATTATGAATAAAAGGCCAAGCCCCATGAAAAGCGTCATGACAATAGGATGAGTTTTGAAGAAAAGTCCAAGATACATCACGATAAAGCCGATGAAAATCAAACTTAAAGCAAATGTACGGATTTTATTGATTTTGCTAGAATATTTAGCCATGGAATTTCCCTCCTAAAATATAACTTTAACTATAACATAAACTA
Coding sequences within:
- a CDS encoding D-2-hydroxyacid dehydrogenase, which produces MLILSTIIPDEGIQTRMKEGFPDSTFVYHAGWADGPLSEAEVFITYGEDLTEEIIGKAKNLKWIMVMSAGMELLPFKAIEKRGIMVTNARGIHKIPMAEYTIGMLLQYEKKLKLLMKNEREERWDRKIEVGELNGKTMLVIGTGAIGGEVARLGKAFRMTTLGMNRSGKPVECIDRMYTLDCLLEVISRADYIVSVLPSTAETKHLLQMEHFIAMKDSAVFVNIGRGDLVKADVLQKALESGELAHAILDVFDPEPLRNGHPFWSMENVTVTPHLSSKSGEYLPRTFAIFEQNMLEYSKAGKDFINVIDLSKGY
- the perR gene encoding peroxide-responsive transcriptional repressor PerR, coding for MSEVQLKEALDSLKDTGVRITPQRHAILEYLINSMSHPTADDIYKALESKFPNMSVATVYNNLRVFREVGLVKELTYGDSSARFDFVTTNHYHVICQTCGKIVDFDYPALDEVEHFAAQVTGFNVSHHRMEIYGDCSDCAKKESH
- a CDS encoding YgzB family protein encodes the protein MAKYSSKINKIRTFALSLIFIGFIVMYLGLFFKTHPIVMTLFMGLGLLFIIASTGVYFWIGMLSTKTIQVVCPNCGKPTKILGRVDICMHCEEPLTLDKKLEGEEFNEKYNRKSLQD